The following coding sequences are from one Neodiprion lecontei isolate iyNeoLeco1 chromosome 7, iyNeoLeco1.1, whole genome shotgun sequence window:
- the LOC124295510 gene encoding uncharacterized protein LOC124295510 isoform X1, protein MKVNPINVIKLPWAAFEVMNIPESPLTNDEREIVSNFENILLQSVTEYNSVETIEENSLDFEEPYKNLETFAVEDADFQVPSEGPGDRCSEDDEPLSFDYKRRAVEYRRSAKTKKNRSIDTVRHRYKKVKSVRQLRRWAHQINQEGTYVEKLARISEYTLQNMKNAIDAGLIVHDTDLRRWALQAQGLISHKDFRFKASPTWLLHFKKIHRVTSRKINKFVTRKSVENSEYLHKSAEEFLKRVEPYISEYGYGQNIYNSDQSGFQIEIHSGRTLTEEGTKQVSCIVQSVTSTTHSYTIQPTISADGKLLSPLLIVLKEPSGTFGPIVEQHLFRPPNVFITASKSGKLTSEHFKMWLEEVFIPKVGPKSLLVIDSWSGHCSRVVQETTPPDKKLTTLLIPKGTTGKIQPLDVFRFRIWKNYIRHFSDTVVLLDYDLNLHLRNNIIKLQSLVHNQLSSPRYHNFFRYAWHKSGFIAKKPDEFDKPVDFAFGQSSHPNCEIGGCTNVTVIRCSWCKKSLCLQHFFDEYHYCTDYHP, encoded by the exons ATGAAAGTGAATCCAATAAACGTTATTAAACTTCCGTGGGCAGCATTTGAAGTAATGAATATACCAGAGTCCCCGTTAACAAATGATGAACGTGAAATAGTTTCGAACttcgaaaacattttattacaaagcGTGACAGAATATAATAGTGTGGAAACGATTGAGGAAAATTCTCTTGACTTTGAAGAGCCCtacaaaaatcttgaaacgTTCGCAGTGGAAGATGCAGATTTTCAGGTGCCTTCCGAAGGACCTGGAGATCGCTGTTCCGAAGATGACGAACCTTTAAGTTTCGATTATAAAAGAAGAGCTGTTGAATATCGGAGAAGtgcaaagacgaaaaaaaatcgctcaaTTGATACGGTTCGTCATAGatataaaaaagtcaaatcagTACGACAATTGCGTCGTTGGGCACACCAAATCAACCAGGAAGGGACATACGTGGAAAAATTGGCTCGCATATCAGAGTATACATtgcagaatatgaaaaatgccATTGACGCTGGCTTGATTGTTCATGATACGGATCTGCGAAGATGGGCTTTACAGGCCCAAGGACTTATCAGTCATAAGGATTTTCGATTTAAAGCATCGCCAACGTGGTTACTTCACTTTAAGAAGATCCATCGCGTTACTagcagaaaaatcaataaattcgtCACGCGAAAATCAGTGGAAAATAGTGAATATTTACACAAGAGTgctgaagaatttttgaaaagagtTGAACCTTATATTTCCGAATATGGATATggacaaaatatatataattctgaTCAGAGTGGTTTCCAAATAGAGATTCATTCTGGACGAACGTTAACGGAAGAAGGAACTAAACAAGTGTCGTGCATAGTACAATCAGTAACTTCAACAACGCACAG TTATACTATACAGCCTACAATTTCAGCGgacggaaaattattatctcctttattaattgttttaaaaGAACCATCCGGAACGTTCGGACCTATAGTTGAACAACATTTATTCAGACCGCCAAATGTTTTCATCACAGCTTCCAAATCAGGAAAACTTACTtcag AGCATTTCAAGATGTGGTTAGAAGAAGTGTTTATCCCAAAAGTGGGACCGAAGAGTCTACTTGTAATTGATTCTTGGAGTGGGCATTGTTCTAGAGTTGTGCAAGAGACAACACCCCCAGACAAAAAGTTGACGACTTTATTGATACCGAAAGGAaccactggaaaaattcaacctcTCGATGTTTTCCGCTTCCgtatatggaaaaattatattcgtcatttttcagacaCCGTAGTTCTTCTTGATtatgatttaaatttacatttaaggaataatataataaaattacagtCTTTAGTTCACAACCAACTGTCATCTCCgcgatatcataatttttttcgttatgcGTGGCATAAAAGCGGGTTCATTGCAAAGAAACctgatgaatttgataaacCCGTTGATTTTGCATTTGGACAGTCATCTCATCCGAATTGTGAAATCGGAGGTTGCACGAATGTCACAGTAATCAGATGTtcttggtgtaaaaaatcactttgcctacagcatttttttgatgaatatcATTATTGTACCGACTATCATCCATAA
- the LOC124295510 gene encoding uncharacterized protein LOC124295510 isoform X2 — MKVNPINVIKLPWAAFEVMNIPESPLTNDEREIVSNFENILLQSVTEYNSVETIEENSLDFEEPYKNLETFAVEDADFQVPSEGPGDRCSEDDEPLSFDYKRRAVEYRRSAKTKKNRSIDTVRHRYKKVKSVRQLRRWAHQINQEGTYVEKLARISEYTLQNMKNAIDAGLIVHDTDLRRWALQAQGLISHKDFRFKASPTWLLHFKKIHRVTSRKINKFVTRKSVENSEYLHKSAEEFLKRVEPYISEYGYGQNIYNSDQSGFQIEIHSGRTLTEEGTKQVSCIVQSNHPERSDL, encoded by the exons ATGAAAGTGAATCCAATAAACGTTATTAAACTTCCGTGGGCAGCATTTGAAGTAATGAATATACCAGAGTCCCCGTTAACAAATGATGAACGTGAAATAGTTTCGAACttcgaaaacattttattacaaagcGTGACAGAATATAATAGTGTGGAAACGATTGAGGAAAATTCTCTTGACTTTGAAGAGCCCtacaaaaatcttgaaacgTTCGCAGTGGAAGATGCAGATTTTCAGGTGCCTTCCGAAGGACCTGGAGATCGCTGTTCCGAAGATGACGAACCTTTAAGTTTCGATTATAAAAGAAGAGCTGTTGAATATCGGAGAAGtgcaaagacgaaaaaaaatcgctcaaTTGATACGGTTCGTCATAGatataaaaaagtcaaatcagTACGACAATTGCGTCGTTGGGCACACCAAATCAACCAGGAAGGGACATACGTGGAAAAATTGGCTCGCATATCAGAGTATACATtgcagaatatgaaaaatgccATTGACGCTGGCTTGATTGTTCATGATACGGATCTGCGAAGATGGGCTTTACAGGCCCAAGGACTTATCAGTCATAAGGATTTTCGATTTAAAGCATCGCCAACGTGGTTACTTCACTTTAAGAAGATCCATCGCGTTACTagcagaaaaatcaataaattcgtCACGCGAAAATCAGTGGAAAATAGTGAATATTTACACAAGAGTgctgaagaatttttgaaaagagtTGAACCTTATATTTCCGAATATGGATATggacaaaatatatataattctgaTCAGAGTGGTTTCCAAATAGAGATTCATTCTGGACGAACGTTAACGGAAGAAGGAACTAAACAAGTGTCGTGCATAGTACAATCA AACCATCCGGAACGTTCGGACCTATAG